Part of the Macrobrachium rosenbergii isolate ZJJX-2024 chromosome 2, ASM4041242v1, whole genome shotgun sequence genome is shown below.
TTGTTGATTAACTGTGACTTCAGTTTGTTCTTGGTTATTGGTTTGTTGATCAACAATAGTGATTTCGGTTTGTTCAAACTTTGATTTAGTTTGAAGTCTAATGGTACTGTGCAGTTTAACATGAAGTTATTGCCGAATCACGTTTATAttgactaaatttttttattgaagctAGTCAAAAggcttttcctttaaaattaagtGGATAATGTTGCTTAATTGAATAAAATTAAGGGTGAAAGCAGGAGCTAGGCTTAACTTTATTAGTTGTAAAATATAAGTAGAACAAACTAGAATAAAATTACTAGGTTGGTCAGGGGTGGGCCTAGTTTCAACCTTTGAAGGTTTTATATTATGCAGCAAGTAACAACTTGCATTGATTTGTTAttctttgataatttattttaaacgTTACTACACGTATGCATTTAAATGCCTAAAATGTCTTTGTGAAATGTATATCTGTGGTACTCCCTTTCCCTTTTCAAGGGCTGCTAGGATGCTTGCAAGTCTGGTACTTACAGCATCAGCATTTATTTGTCAAAATGCCGTGTGAACTAGTGTAATTTGACTTTAAGATACTGAATATTTGTAATACCATATTCTGGTCACTAGTTTACTAATGGAAGCCAGAGGTCAGGAAGCCAGAGGTCAGAGCTGCTCAGCACAACTGAAGTGTTGGTGTGTAGATTGGTTAAAACTGCATTAGTGGGACTAGGATTAAGTCTTGCCCTATAAAGTTTTATGGGTAACCTAGGATTAAGGTGTGCATAAATTGATTTTCTTACACGTTTTGTGACAGTATTAGTTTGGCCTGGATGCTTAAGGTTTTTGCCCAGAGTATTTAATTTACTTGCGCCTAAACGTTAAGTATTAATACAATATTGCTCTAATACTGTATCTTTGGTTTGGCTTGAGGTTTTTATCGCCAATATTTTATGTAAGTGCTTCCTAGTTAGGCTTAAGAGCAAAGATTTTTAGCTGTTAATGTAGTGAggggattttttttacagaaaactaaactaatTGGCAGGAATTGCTTCCTGTCTTATCCCAGTGAGTCTTATCCCAGTGAGTCTTATCCCAGTGAGTCTTATCCCAGTGAGTCTTATCCCAGTGAGTCTTATCCCAGTGAGTCTTATCCCAGTGAGTCTTATCCCAGTGAGTCTTATCCCAGTGAGTCTTATCCCAGTGAGTCTTATCCCAGTGAGTCTTATCCCAGTGAGTCTTATCCCAGTGAGTCTTATTGTTCATGACTTAACTTGTCATACTTAAGTCAGCTGATACTAAATATGAAAGTCCAGATGTGAACTCATTTTAATTTAGTATGGTTTATTTTTACTCTACACTTTAAGTCTAGTGTACAGTCGGGTAAATTTCTTTTACCCCTAGAGTTCACGAGCCATTATAAATAAACTCTGCTTTTGTGGTTTAGTAATGCTATTAGCTGATTGGGAATGTGACTTATAGCTCTTTGCACTTTAACATTCAAATTGCTGGTAGttcctttttatatctttaaggataagtttttaaatataactatatatgtaaaagtcATCGAGCCCCGTTAGTATATAGCATAACCTTGGCCTCCAAAGGCTGATTTAGAGCTAAAGAAATGTTATTAACATTTCAGGATCTCTACGATGGGTACATCATTGTCATCCATCCTCATAGGATGGCATTTGATAATGGTAAGTAGGGCTTTGAAAGCTGTTACAATCACAAATTTGAAATACTCTTAATGCTTAATGGTAGAGGattgtaaagtttctaattttacttTGCTTGCAGTGCATTCAAGCTACTAACTACACGTACTCTACCTCCATAAACTATACTTTCTCAACTACGTATACTGACTCGACATTGCCATACAGCGATCCTTACGGCCGGTATTACACTATTAGTACTACCCCTCCGTCTCCAACGTTATGTGCATTGAATGACTAGTAAGTAGGCTACTTGTGGCTTTAGTAACTAGTGCCTTGTATGAATGTCCTTAAATGGACACCTTTATCAAAGTTTTAGTTAGTAACTAGTGCCTCTAGGATGTTAAACTTTAAATGATTACCTTTATCCTCAAAGGTTTGCTTATGAATTAAAGCCTTATTTTTAGTTTGTGCAGAGACCTGATTAAAGGGCAGTGTATAGACAACAGCCTGAGCCAGTTGTGTGACCACTCGTTGACTTGGGCTTGTCCTAACCCTTCTTGCACCTGCTGTATTAGTAAGTATTTCTGTTAgtaagtattttgtttttgttcacttAGTCTTATGCTGCTTCTTGTATAGCTTAATCCTTGAAAGTTTGTTCTAATAACGAAATCCTAGTTGGTTCTAATAGCTTATGTTCTTATCACATTACAGATTGTTCAAAAGATGTTGGCGCCTCAGCTTGTTCTGCAGTGTGGGGTAGTTGTAAGAAAGCTTGCAATAATGAAGAGTACAGAGACTACACAATTTCCTGTCCGAACAGGCTGTGCCAGTAAGTATTTCCTTTAATATAATATCCGAACAGGCTGTGCCAATAagtatttctttaacataatgaATGTTAAAGCTTTAATTCCTCTTAACAGTAATTGGTGAAATTTGAATCTTAACAGGTGTTGTAGGAAGTGTGAGCTGGACTCTGACTGCAAGAGGGATAACGGATACTGCACGACAAAGTCAGTTCTGTGCAGAACTGGTTATTTGCCTGTTGATGGATGTGGTAGTGTTAATTGCAAATGCTGTAAACCTGgtgagttttaattttaaatttaatgtaactgttaattttaaatttaatgtaaCTGAGTATTTAATGTTAGTATTTGGACTAAAGCCTGCGTATGCTTTGTTCTGATCTATTTAAACAGCAGAGCTCGATACCTGTAAGCCTACCAATGGCTGCACGGCCCCTGGCGACTACTGTGATACGGCTGCCTGTCCTCTCGGGTACAAAGAAAACCCATACACGTGTACTTCATCAAATCAAAATTGTCACTGCTGTGAGAAAGGTGAGGCTTACTAAGTACCTTTTATATACTATAAGAGGTGGTTCAGAGCTGATAAAACTTTGCCAACACATCCTTTATCAATTTGGTAAAGGTGAAAGTTAAGTTTTATAACTAGTTTTTGCAGTTTAGTACTAAAGTTCCGTTGTCCTGATACTTATCAGGAGTAAGTTTCCTATGCCAGAACAGTCAAAATCGCCAGTAATCTTTTGGGATCCTTGTATGTTTTCTGTTCTGGCATTGGAGTCTTCACTTTTGATTACAAATATCAAAACCAACCTTGTCAATAAATTATACTTCCTAAAATTAGGTAGGAGTGTACTTTACTAATTTCACTTATcagtgctttgataaaaaggtattgctGAGAGAACTTCATACTCTGAATCCCTTAGTTCAGCTTCCCACAGATCTAATAATTTAGATCATTCTAAACATTGTATTATGGGATTATAAGTACTTTCGacttttatgaattttgataaGTGTGCTTTCTGTGAATAGTTTAGTTCAAATACTGGAATACGAGGCTTATTAAGGTCTGTTTAGACTTTATTCTTAAAAGTTCTGAATGCTTACTGCTTGTTTAAATTTAAACTGCTGGAAGGTGTTGCAGTAAGTCTTGTAAATGGTTTATTTTAGTCTTCGGAAGGCAGTTTTTGGGGGGTGTGTGTATTTACACTGGTGTGCTAGTGCTCTTTCTTTATTTGGCAACTGGTATATAGTTTTGTTTACCTCAAACTTTTATAAGTATATCTACTGTGCTGGCAATGAGATttgtaaaattaactttatttgaAGCTTAAAATTTACTGCAACTTAATGTTCATGTTTTATTAGTTTCAAATTTAAGAGATCAAAGTTCTAAATTTGTTTTAATGGAGTGGCTAGCATATTCCTTCCCTTGGCCAAATTTGAGAGGGTAAATTTGTAGTCTAGCATAAGCTGTAAGTAGCTATATCCTGTCGTATGTCTAGTAAATTTTCCTAGTTCAGGTTTAGTTTCTTTAATGCCTATATTTGAAACTTCTGACAGTTCAAGTCCTTGATCCTTGCAAGCCATTCAATGGTTGTTCATTGCCTGGAGACTACTGCAGTGCAAAGCCCTGCCCCACTGGCTATAAAACCACTCCAGGTGCTTGTAGGTCTTCCAATCAGATCTGCAACTGTTGTGAGAAAGGTTAGTTGTAATTGGATACTTATTTTCGTGATAATCTTTGTGCCTTAAGttattttcaatgttaattttgattttctatCTACAGTGATAGTTGATGAACCTTGTCTGCCACTTGGGGACTGTACAGCTGATGGAGACTACTGCAGCAAGACTGAATGCCCTACTGGTTATAACACCATAACATCTGGTTGTAGGTCAAATGACCCAAGGTGTCGCTGTTGTAAGAAGGCAGTCTCTGTGAAACCATGCAGAGCACTGACTGGCTGCCAAGGTACAGAGGACTTCTGTTCAACCTCGAGTTGTCCATCTGGCTTCACAACTGAGCAAGGAACTTGTCTAAGCCTTACTGGAGAGCGCTGCAATTGCTGCAAGAAAGTAACTTCGAATTGTATACCACTCTCAATGTGCACGGAACCTGGTGATTTCTGTACTACTGGTCAATGCCCTACTGGGTATTCTAGAAATCCTGGAGGCTGCTACTCAATTGATGGGAGCTGTAGTTGTTGTAAGAAAGATAAAGGAACATGTACTCCTCTTGAGGAATGCCAGTCTAGTAGGGATTACTGCAGCTCAACAGACTGCCCTGCTGGTTATGTCACTATAATAAATGCTTGTAATACAACACTTGGAGGCTGCAGATGCTGCAAGTATGCTGCTGAAGGATGCATACCATCTGGTAATTGTTTGAATAAAGGAGACTACTGCAGCTTGCAACCCTGTCCCTCTGGCTTTGCCACTACCAAAGATTGCCTTTCTGGTAACCCTAACTGCAGGTGTTGTAAAGTACAAACTACTACTTGTCAGCCTCTTTCAAGTTGTCAATCTCCTGGTGATTACTGCAGTCTCACAGGATGCCCAGCTGGGTATGATACGATTAACTCTGCCTGTACATCTTCTGATCCAAACTGCAGGTGCTGCAAGAATAGACTTTCTACTGCTTGCACTCCACTAGATCAGTGTAAAAGCCCTGGGGATTATTGTTCAACTGGTACTTGTGAAGCTGGCTTTGTAGGTATTGCTAATGCTTGTGCTTCATTAGACC
Proteins encoded:
- the LOC136845063 gene encoding prion-like-(Q/N-rich) domain-bearing protein 25, producing MGTSLSSILIGWHLIMCIQATNYTYSTSINYTFSTTYTDSTLPYSDPYGRYYTISTTPPSPTLCALNDYLCRDLIKGQCIDNSLSQLCDHSLTWACPNPSCTCCINCSKDVGASACSAVWGSCKKACNNEEYRDYTISCPNRLCQCCRKCELDSDCKRDNGYCTTKSVLCRTGYLPVDGCGSVNCKCCKPAELDTCKPTNGCTAPGDYCDTAACPLGYKENPYTCTSSNQNCHCCEKVQVLDPCKPFNGCSLPGDYCSAKPCPTGYKTTPGACRSSNQICNCCEKVIVDEPCLPLGDCTADGDYCSKTECPTGYNTITSGCRSNDPRCRCCKKAVSVKPCRALTGCQGTEDFCSTSSCPSGFTTEQGTCLSLTGERCNCCKKVTSNCIPLSMCTEPGDFCTTGQCPTGYSRNPGGCYSIDGSCSCCKKDKGTCTPLEECQSSRDYCSSTDCPAGYVTIINACNTTLGGCRCCKYAAEGCIPSGNCLNKGDYCSLQPCPSGFATTKDCLSGNPNCRCCKVQTTTCQPLSSCQSPGDYCSLTGCPAGYDTINSACTSSDPNCRCCKNRLSTACTPLDQCKSPGDYCSTGTCEAGFVGIANACASLDPRCQCCKKNICQPLGTCSDPGDFCSRTLCPDTHLQKIDGCKSYDSSCWCCKKVSCVPLQNCQSSGDYCSLSSCPVGYTTLYGSCSSSDSRCRCCKKAETSCVALESCKASGDFCSKESCPTGYTTNFGGCQSSDPNCRCCKKIPDCVALDSCRGVGDFCSLSICPAGYTSDLGGCRSTDPNCRCCKKDCVALDTCRGAGDFCSLNACPTGYTSDFTGCRINRS